In Gulosibacter molinativorax, a single window of DNA contains:
- a CDS encoding MinD/ParA family ATP-binding protein: MAQEMSQTGRSLVALVRADGHGELRDGDRVIRMNAGNSDELRGQLMERAIAIAVDEGREIDLKTIDVDGIYSLVCYPNGNLEQVGDVQPLGPGDIELTPEADSNAADGGYAQLFGSGGNDGERDADSVHETIQLPREGMLAKQLEVEEREQAAAAAAAADDDDEDLEEEFHDEGLDHDFDDVDEDPQQVDSATANGTQDAQDEGGASVAQPDAGVASRAPEPKVTETPTSGEDFVAAAMRDPYEVEPGEPEAEDDWRPAFTRGDARRSEPLTKNDDEDLLAASEKQRGRKIAPQPAASTSNVPTLDDFLSSKQSSQNQLAESGWRARVRRASGGLIKLGPGKQERTIREEMDQIQKSFDGTRTIVVVNPKGGAHKTTATLMIAAAFGTMRGGYTLAWDNNETRGTLGWRSRAGVTNNTAVDLLRELPHFEISGGATISDIDRYVRNQGNAKFDVLASDDDAASAAIIDDDAFSRLHRVLSRFYRIMVIDTGNNMRASNWEAALNIADQLVIVSTAREDTAASAAWLADGLRERGYGQLLADAVTILSSPSAKEDPELTEKLHSHFTQLTRAVVSVPYDQEFVGGGELNIPNLQPATRDAWRHAAAVIAQGL, translated from the coding sequence ATGGCGCAAGAGATGTCACAAACCGGCCGCTCACTCGTGGCACTGGTTCGTGCCGACGGTCACGGCGAGCTCCGTGACGGCGATCGCGTCATCCGGATGAACGCGGGCAACTCGGATGAGCTGCGCGGCCAGCTCATGGAGCGGGCCATCGCGATCGCGGTCGATGAAGGCCGTGAGATCGACCTCAAGACGATCGACGTCGATGGCATCTACTCGCTCGTGTGCTATCCGAACGGCAACCTTGAGCAGGTCGGGGACGTGCAGCCGCTTGGCCCGGGCGACATCGAGCTCACGCCCGAGGCCGACTCGAACGCGGCCGATGGCGGGTACGCCCAGCTCTTTGGCAGCGGCGGCAACGATGGTGAGCGCGACGCCGATTCGGTGCACGAGACCATCCAGTTGCCTCGCGAGGGGATGCTCGCGAAGCAACTCGAGGTCGAGGAACGCGAGCAGGCGGCGGCCGCAGCCGCGGCTGCGGATGACGATGATGAGGACCTCGAGGAGGAATTCCACGACGAGGGCCTCGACCACGATTTCGACGATGTCGACGAGGATCCGCAGCAGGTCGACTCTGCGACGGCGAACGGCACCCAGGATGCACAGGACGAAGGCGGGGCCTCGGTCGCGCAACCCGACGCGGGCGTGGCATCGCGCGCGCCGGAGCCGAAAGTCACCGAGACGCCCACCTCGGGCGAGGACTTTGTCGCCGCCGCGATGCGCGACCCATACGAGGTCGAGCCCGGAGAACCCGAGGCCGAAGATGACTGGCGCCCGGCCTTCACTCGCGGCGACGCGCGACGCTCCGAGCCGCTCACGAAGAACGACGACGAGGACCTGCTCGCAGCATCCGAGAAGCAGCGTGGCCGCAAGATTGCGCCCCAGCCTGCGGCCTCGACAAGCAACGTGCCGACGCTCGATGACTTCCTGTCGTCGAAGCAGTCGAGCCAGAACCAGCTCGCCGAAAGTGGCTGGCGCGCCCGGGTGCGTCGCGCATCCGGCGGGTTGATCAAGCTCGGCCCGGGTAAGCAGGAACGCACCATCCGGGAAGAAATGGATCAGATCCAGAAGTCCTTCGACGGGACTAGGACGATCGTGGTCGTGAACCCGAAGGGCGGCGCACACAAGACGACGGCGACGCTGATGATCGCCGCGGCATTCGGCACGATGCGCGGCGGCTACACCCTCGCGTGGGACAACAATGAGACCCGTGGAACCCTCGGCTGGCGTTCGCGCGCCGGGGTCACGAACAATACCGCGGTCGACCTGCTGCGTGAGCTCCCGCACTTCGAGATTTCGGGTGGCGCGACGATCTCGGATATCGACCGATACGTGCGCAATCAGGGCAACGCGAAGTTCGACGTGCTCGCGAGTGATGACGATGCGGCCTCGGCGGCAATCATCGACGACGATGCCTTCAGTCGGCTGCACCGGGTGCTCTCGCGCTTCTACCGCATCATGGTCATCGACACCGGAAACAACATGCGCGCCTCGAACTGGGAGGCCGCGCTCAACATCGCCGACCAGCTCGTGATCGTTTCGACCGCGCGTGAAGACACCGCCGCATCCGCAGCCTGGCTTGCCGACGGACTCCGTGAGCGCGGCTACGGCCAGCTGCTTGCCGACGCAGTGACGATTCTGTCGTCGCCGTCTGCCAAGGAAGATCCCGAGCTCACTGAGAAGCTGCACAGCCACTTCACGCAGCTGACGCGCGCGGTCGTGTCGGTACCGTACGATCAGGAATTCGTCGGCGGTGGGGAGCTGAACATCCCGAACCTGCAGCCAGCGACACGTGACGCCTGGCGCCACGCGGCCGCGGTGATCGCGCAGGGCCTGTAG
- a CDS encoding GNAT family N-acetyltransferase produces the protein MTSLRLAPLTADNIVAANALSLKPGQENFVAPVSHSIAEAYVNQDTMWPRVVVDGDDVVAFIMATFNDESDDPLYRATILRMNVDAEHQRQGIGAFAVDAVLTEALERGFNEVVAVWEEGELGPGKFFQAMGFKIVGETPYGEVIGERSLRA, from the coding sequence ATGACTTCGTTGCGTCTTGCCCCGCTCACCGCCGACAACATCGTGGCCGCGAATGCGCTCTCGCTGAAGCCCGGTCAGGAGAACTTCGTAGCCCCGGTCTCGCATTCGATCGCGGAAGCCTACGTCAATCAAGACACGATGTGGCCGCGCGTCGTCGTCGATGGGGACGACGTTGTCGCGTTCATCATGGCGACGTTCAATGACGAGTCGGACGACCCGCTCTACCGTGCCACGATCCTGCGCATGAATGTGGATGCGGAGCACCAGCGGCAAGGTATCGGTGCGTTCGCCGTGGATGCGGTGCTCACCGAGGCGCTCGAACGCGGCTTCAACGAGGTCGTTGCGGTGTGGGAAGAAGGCGAGCTCGGCCCCGGCAAGTTCTTCCAGGCGATGGGCTTCAAGATCGTCGGCGAGACGCCGTACGGTGAGGTCATCGGCGAGCGCTCCCTCAGGGCTTAG